A DNA window from Tenuifilaceae bacterium CYCD contains the following coding sequences:
- a CDS encoding folylpolyglutamate synthase — MNYTETLEYLFSQLPMFQRLGKSAYKADLGNTLQLDEYFEHPHKQFKTIHVAGTNGKGSTSHMLASILQNAGYKVGLYTSPHLKDFRERIRINGVMIPENEVTEFVEKHKDLFDQVKPSFFEMTVALAFDYFAREKVEIAVIEVGLGGRLDSTNIITPILSVITNIALDHTDLLGNTLPKIAVEKAGVIKPNVPVIISQFQTEVSDVFIDKSKETNSKLLFAEQNYKVEKVEYNNDLQEITVNHNEVRDRWNLDLMGIYQKHNLPGVLASIDLLKSIGFNITKANISEGLKSVQKSTGLMGRWQRLQESPKVYCDTGHNVDGITQVIAQIERIPHQNLHMVIGMVGDKNIDGMLSLLPKSAIYYFTRASIPRALDQNELMQKALAFELKGTSYPTIKEALSNAKKNAHPNDMIFVGGSTFVVAEVL, encoded by the coding sequence ATGAATTACACAGAAACTCTCGAATACCTTTTCTCGCAGCTACCAATGTTTCAACGATTAGGTAAATCTGCATACAAGGCCGATTTAGGAAACACGTTACAACTCGATGAGTATTTTGAACATCCCCATAAACAGTTTAAAACAATTCATGTTGCGGGAACCAACGGAAAGGGAAGCACATCGCACATGTTGGCATCCATTCTTCAGAATGCAGGATACAAAGTGGGCCTATATACATCGCCCCACTTAAAGGATTTTAGGGAAAGAATCCGCATTAATGGAGTAATGATTCCCGAAAACGAGGTTACTGAATTTGTAGAAAAACATAAGGATCTATTCGACCAAGTAAAACCATCATTTTTTGAGATGACCGTAGCCCTTGCTTTTGACTACTTTGCAAGGGAAAAAGTTGAGATTGCCGTAATTGAAGTAGGATTAGGCGGACGGTTAGATTCCACCAACATCATAACCCCAATCCTTTCGGTTATCACAAATATAGCTTTGGATCATACCGATTTACTAGGCAATACTTTACCTAAAATTGCTGTTGAGAAAGCGGGGGTTATCAAACCCAATGTTCCTGTAATTATTAGCCAGTTTCAGACTGAGGTTTCGGATGTTTTCATTGATAAATCCAAAGAAACCAACTCGAAATTGCTCTTTGCCGAGCAAAATTATAAAGTTGAAAAGGTTGAATACAACAATGATTTGCAAGAAATTACTGTTAACCACAATGAAGTCAGAGACCGATGGAACCTCGATTTAATGGGAATATACCAAAAACATAATCTGCCAGGCGTTTTAGCATCAATCGATTTACTTAAATCTATTGGTTTTAATATTACTAAAGCAAATATCTCCGAAGGCCTTAAATCAGTACAAAAATCGACAGGACTGATGGGACGCTGGCAAAGATTGCAGGAATCGCCTAAAGTATACTGCGATACTGGCCACAACGTTGATGGTATAACTCAGGTAATTGCTCAAATTGAACGCATACCGCATCAGAACTTACACATGGTTATTGGGATGGTAGGAGATAAAAATATTGATGGAATGCTCAGCCTGCTTCCTAAATCCGCTATCTACTATTTCACGCGGGCCTCAATTCCCAGAGCCTTAGATCAGAATGAGCTAATGCAAAAAGCGTTGGCATTTGAATTGAAGGGGACATCATATCCAACAATAAAAGAGGCTTTATCCAATGCAAAGAAGAATGCTCACCCAAATGACATGATTTTTGTTGGAGGAAGCACATTTGTTGTGGCTGAGGTGCTGTAA
- the murF gene encoding UDP-N-acetylmuramoyl-tripeptide--D-alanyl-D-alanine ligase → MIKEIYNKYLENPVITTDSRSVPVGSIFFALKGDSFDGNQFAKVALEAGASIAVIDDPNYFTEGCVLVDNVLRALQHLANYHRNRLHLKVIGITGSNGKTTTKELLATVLSTKYNVYATKGNLNNHIGVPLTLLSLTGQTEIAIVEMGANHPGDIKELVEIAEPNFGLITNIGRAHLGGFGSFEGVVNTKAELYEFIAKKNGAIFYNQENSILSDLVSKFNLQDKSIPYCKVCNNPNVVYSDNPFLTLSVEVDGMREVFKSSLVGDYNIENILAAVTVGRSFGVDVQNIKRAIEGYIPTNNRSQFIRTAKNVVIMDAYNANPSSMELAILNFSRLDGEKKVVILGEMFELGEYSYEEHSRIITLLNSMNFCGVFLVGKGFENITNSYRVFENSDDLAGFIQNNPIEEATILVKGSRGVKLEKVYDFL, encoded by the coding sequence ATGATAAAGGAAATTTATAATAAATATTTAGAAAACCCTGTTATTACAACCGATAGTAGAAGTGTACCTGTTGGTTCAATTTTCTTTGCACTAAAGGGCGATAGTTTTGATGGGAATCAATTTGCAAAAGTTGCGTTGGAGGCTGGTGCATCTATTGCTGTGATTGATGATCCAAACTACTTCACAGAGGGCTGTGTGTTGGTCGATAATGTGTTGAGGGCGTTGCAGCATCTGGCCAATTATCATCGAAATAGACTTCATTTAAAGGTTATTGGAATTACCGGAAGCAATGGCAAAACAACCACCAAAGAACTATTGGCAACCGTTTTGTCCACAAAGTATAATGTATATGCAACTAAGGGAAATCTTAATAATCATATAGGAGTTCCATTAACATTACTTTCTCTTACAGGTCAGACTGAAATTGCCATTGTTGAAATGGGGGCAAATCATCCTGGTGATATTAAGGAGTTGGTAGAGATTGCAGAACCCAATTTTGGCTTGATTACAAATATAGGGAGAGCTCATTTAGGCGGTTTTGGATCTTTTGAAGGGGTTGTGAATACAAAGGCTGAACTGTATGAGTTTATCGCAAAAAAGAATGGTGCTATTTTTTATAATCAGGAGAATTCAATATTGAGCGATTTAGTGAGTAAATTCAATTTACAGGATAAAAGTATCCCTTACTGTAAGGTTTGTAATAATCCCAATGTTGTATATTCCGACAATCCTTTTTTAACGCTTAGCGTTGAGGTGGATGGAATGCGGGAAGTATTTAAATCGTCTTTAGTTGGAGATTATAATATTGAGAATATTTTAGCAGCGGTAACAGTTGGGCGATCGTTTGGAGTTGATGTGCAAAATATAAAAAGGGCAATAGAGGGGTATATTCCAACTAATAATCGATCTCAGTTCATTAGAACTGCAAAAAATGTAGTGATAATGGATGCCTATAATGCCAATCCGTCGAGTATGGAGTTGGCCATCCTTAACTTTTCTCGGCTTGATGGAGAAAAGAAAGTGGTGATATTAGGGGAAATGTTTGAGTTGGGAGAATATTCGTACGAGGAACATTCTAGAATTATTACATTGCTTAACAGCATGAATTTTTGTGGTGTTTTTCTTGTTGGAAAGGGTTTCGAAAATATTACGAATAGTTATAGGGTATTTGAGAACTCTGACGATTTGGCTGGTTTTATACAAAATAATCCAATCGAAGAAGCCACGATACTGGTAAAGGGATCGCGCGGAGTAAAACTGGAAAAAGTATATGATTTCTTGTAA
- the gldJ gene encoding gliding motility lipoprotein GldJ, protein MSLKYNTLILALAGVFGLTSCGMFGKGGGGASSSSKTGWGYNSMEEGGFEVVTDWRPEAGPGLVFIEGGTFIMGRVEQDVMYDWNSIPRRVTVTSFYMDETETSNVDWREYLHWLKRVYVDYPQVYKNALPDTLVWRSPLGYNEPFVTDYFRHPAYNDYPVVGISWLQANDYCQWRSDRVNEMLLVQKGVLELELGQKNEDNFNTDAYLAGQYTGKVKENLPSLNPEQPEGRPVRFEDGILLPKYRLPTEAEWEFAASGLIGNTYDERMVERKIYPWNGHNVRNADMKNRGQMMANFVRGRGDYMGLAGNLNDENTYPGPVKSYWPNDYGLYCMAGNVNEWVLDVYRPQSAEDFDEYRPFRGNVFKTPLDTNGNFARKDSLGRIPFREVTEEEAANRRNYNKSYYINHKDGDVASSLNYIEGETLKEKNSNGMYDQGKDAKNNGMTTLVNDHVRVYKGGSWRDRAYWLSPGTRRFLDEASSTNDIGFRCAMEAVGAQSANKRGE, encoded by the coding sequence ATGAGCTTAAAGTATAATACATTAATTTTAGCCCTTGCCGGAGTTTTTGGGCTAACCTCTTGTGGAATGTTCGGAAAAGGTGGCGGAGGTGCTAGTAGTTCCTCTAAAACTGGTTGGGGCTATAATTCTATGGAAGAGGGCGGTTTTGAGGTAGTAACAGACTGGCGTCCAGAGGCTGGTCCTGGCCTTGTGTTTATTGAAGGCGGTACTTTCATTATGGGACGTGTAGAGCAGGATGTTATGTACGACTGGAACTCAATTCCACGTCGTGTTACTGTTACTTCTTTTTATATGGATGAAACAGAAACCTCAAACGTTGATTGGCGTGAATACTTGCATTGGCTAAAACGTGTTTATGTTGATTATCCTCAAGTATATAAGAACGCATTGCCCGATACTTTAGTATGGCGTTCTCCTTTAGGGTATAACGAGCCTTTTGTTACGGATTATTTCCGTCATCCAGCTTATAACGATTATCCAGTTGTAGGTATTAGTTGGTTACAAGCTAACGATTACTGTCAGTGGCGTAGCGACCGTGTTAATGAAATGTTACTTGTTCAAAAAGGTGTTCTTGAGTTAGAGTTAGGCCAAAAGAACGAGGACAATTTTAATACCGATGCTTATTTAGCTGGTCAGTATACTGGAAAAGTAAAAGAGAATCTTCCAAGTTTAAATCCAGAACAACCAGAAGGCCGTCCTGTTAGATTCGAGGATGGTATTCTATTGCCAAAGTATCGACTCCCGACCGAAGCTGAATGGGAATTTGCAGCATCTGGCCTTATTGGAAATACTTACGACGAACGCATGGTTGAACGAAAGATTTACCCATGGAATGGGCACAACGTTCGTAATGCAGACATGAAGAATCGTGGTCAGATGATGGCCAACTTCGTAAGGGGTAGAGGTGACTACATGGGTCTTGCTGGAAATCTTAATGATGAAAATACATATCCAGGCCCTGTAAAATCATATTGGCCTAACGATTATGGATTGTACTGTATGGCTGGTAATGTTAACGAATGGGTACTTGATGTTTATCGTCCACAAAGTGCTGAGGACTTTGATGAGTACAGACCATTCCGTGGTAATGTATTTAAAACTCCGCTTGATACAAATGGTAATTTTGCTCGTAAAGATAGTTTAGGTAGAATTCCATTCCGCGAGGTTACTGAAGAAGAAGCCGCAAATCGTAGAAACTATAATAAATCATACTATATTAACCATAAGGATGGTGATGTAGCATCATCTCTGAACTATATTGAGGGTGAAACCTTAAAGGAGAAAAATTCTAACGGTATGTACGATCAAGGCAAAGATGCTAAAAACAATGGCATGACTACTTTGGTTAATGACCATGTTAGAGTTTACAAAGGTGGTTCGTGGCGCGATAGAGCTTACTGGTTAAGTCCTGGTACACGTAGGTTCTTAGATGAGGCATCCTCCACCAATGACATTGGTTTCCGTTGTGCTATGGAAGCGGTAGGTGCTCAATCTGCAAATAAACGTGGAGAATAA